TAGAGTGCATAAAGATCATCCTTGATCTTATATCAGAGTCTCCCATCAAAGGACGTGCTCAGCCTTATGATCCCAATTTTTATGATGAAACCTATGATTATGGTGGTTTTACAATGATGTTTGATGACCGCCGTGGACGTCCTGTGGGATTTCCCATGTGGGGAAGAGGTTGTTTTGACAGAATGCCTCCTGGTCGGGGTGGGCGTCCCATGCCTCCATCCAGAAGAGATTATGATGATATGAGCCCTCGTCGAggacctcctccacctcctcctggaTGAGGGGGCCGGGGTGGTGGCAGAGCTCGGCATCTTCTTCTTCCTCCGCCACCACCACCTAGAGGAGGAGATCTAATGGCCTATGACAGAAGAGGAAGACCTGGAGACCGTTATGATGGCATGGTTGGTTTCAGTGCTGATGAAACCTGGGACTCTGCAATAGATACATGGAGCCCATCAGAGTGGCAGATGGCTTATGAACCACAGGGTGGCTCTGGATATGATTATTCCTATGCAGGGGGTCATGGTTCATAGGGTGATCTTGGTGGACCTATTATTACTACACAGGTAACTAGTCCCAAAGATCTGGCTGGATCTATTATTGGCAAAGGTAGTCAGCGGATTAAACAAAACCGTCATGAGTCAGGAGCTTTGATCAAAATTGATGAGCCTTTAGAAGGGTCCGAAGATCAGATCATTACCATTACAGGAACACGGGACCAGATACAGAATGCACAGTATTTGCTGCAGAACAATGTGAAGCAGTATTCTGGAAAGTTTTTCTAAGACTAGTGAAGAACTGAAGGAgtcctgtgtctttttttttatctGCTTCTGTTTAAAAAGCCAACATTCCTCTGCTTCATAGGTGTTCTGCATTTGAGGTG
The window above is part of the Eubalaena glacialis isolate mEubGla1 chromosome 9, mEubGla1.1.hap2.+ XY, whole genome shotgun sequence genome. Proteins encoded here:
- the LOC133098271 gene encoding LOW QUALITY PROTEIN: heterogeneous nuclear ribonucleoprotein K-like (The sequence of the model RefSeq protein was modified relative to this genomic sequence to represent the inferred CDS: substituted 2 bases at 2 genomic stop codons), producing METEQPEETFPNTGTNGEFGKRPAEDMEAEQAFKRSRNTDEMVELRILLQSKNPGEVIGKGGKNIKALRTDYNASVSVPDSSGPERTLSISADIETIGEILKKIIPTLEEGLQLPSPTATSQLSLESDAVECLNYQHYKGSDFDCELRLLIHQSLAGGIIGVKGAKIKELRENTQTTIKLFQECCPRSTDRVILIGGKPDRVVECIKIILDLISESPIKGRAQPYDPNFYDETYDYGGFTMMFDDRRGRPVGFPMWGRGCFDRMPPGRGGRPMPPSRRDYDDMSPRRGPPPPPPGXGGRGGGRARHLLLPPPPPPRGGDLMAYDRRGRPGDRYDGMVGFSADETWDSAIDTWSPSEWQMAYEPQGGSGYDYSYAGGHGSXGDLGGPIITTQVTSPKDLAGSIIGKGSQRIKQNRHESGALIKIDEPLEGSEDQIITITGTRDQIQNAQYLLQNNVKQYSGKFF